The proteins below come from a single Scatophagus argus isolate fScaArg1 chromosome 15, fScaArg1.pri, whole genome shotgun sequence genomic window:
- the kiaa0586 gene encoding protein TALPID3 isoform X6: protein MVHHPDSSSGKLWQSSGETSPDQSDTGDVLIHSTRVLLPERRHEAGPGSVKITVRKLRDLPSRLPVAEQQKQSYGTKKQQKANDAPPLRTVVTRQPDRRTLTKPELTKENSQSAAAESSPNRKLSAGPHDQQQPGHDLLTSRFEAGVRGVVLTALKQRSHSAPCRREVRVQLLDPLPPSGRRSSSQDAVGVAAGVQTEAELFPGCSRVDTNAAALIKVEAQVSQLTDGVNKLLQTDRDRGWSLSQQSLHHLEVLHSQQLQLQSQLLESALRIVTSHTPVTSTTSDPAVTPDLTSTGEPAHLQLTGLDAAANVHSPWQPSSAATAASETSPVAMETPRRDQWPQQTSVSTATQPAAGSHLQSSANHSQAAARRTNDMLREMGRLKTEMKMLLMPEGSQKAMRTGPEHRQFQQNLVQQSCPQQLQLQQNLFKSSHFQSKYQQSKSQQTQPEQNQSHSQQTHSQSHQNSLQKNFIQQNHFQSKSQQNQSQSQQPHSQSHQMLVQQSQSQKDQTSRIQSQQFQSRPVVPSMLEEAGQVLRQVQRQKKVLEENLEALQRGKTGEVLHCQLEALAAKRDWTDKVRVKKTVDAWIHTVTKDVQAEMSSKDTATKHSARRDAMMTSQQKVSGRPTHSGKGRPVSVLRGTASKTAAERGSRERTAGHSLLQRAEPDGTTSRTTDSQQVEVDGESYLSRLYGRAPYEGLRRTLKKSPYLRFCSPGSPLSRKPRPRLVESVRGVKVKSCKTQTCLAPPLSLTPAPPQHYCIISPSRLTSGDPTGLTATSADSYSVPIAIPLGHPRADPRCLAERQQEVTCPPTARPTSSVVAVDYKRQSQEADQLNAGEAPPPPPPHPHVDVIERKSEEEEDEENIFPGTDFLSVADVVQEELSVVGEEVVELDGGPSPPLVLYQGPVFPPQAPSVLPAQDHTSFEGLNQRRDALESRLVEWVEQQLMARMISEMYRTPPSDPAQTHSTDQSEDQEQSVSSDIGVEAAGGGGLQLFVDSNVAVDSALIRQLVDEVLTEHIVLMLGHRDALETGPEPGMKPPEPGLEADQEEKLVPLVPTLAPIPSPSPTPPSRQTPPLATPSPFEPTSLLNKESPQPITAPEPVATPTSSPEPTHPPGSPPVLCHAPPPLPWGDAELPLDEERPEEHLDTHSQALLMSVAEEEPPLSSPPPPPSIPPVSSLSPPPPHSPDPRPASPCSSSEDPSTSNTSSSSGSSSSVVTAGTDAALKHISEGELLISVNQLTAMTEEEAVCSFSSSLQELQEMDFDPPSEGQGSWWRDQEEEDEVVSVGEVIDDRTPKPHQTSNLKNCRKSAAHQGQPSSSPGQISQSAEVSEVIFEATSQGSVTMDDLMMEPVGALTSDLQADLLSPPSLLVDTHAVEQVAPVLVRAYEPQTAGNRRMEVHLPSVRLEEEMMEEKAADTDSSTIDVF from the exons ATGGTGCATCACCCGGACTCCAGCTCAGGCAAACTGTGGCAGTCATCTGGTGAAACCAGCCCGGATCAGTCGGACACCGGGGACGTTTTAATCCACTCCACTAGAGTTCTTCTCCCGGAACGAAGACATGAAGCCGGCCCAGGTTCTGTAAAGATAACCGTCCGGAAACTGCGGGACCTTCCTTCCCGGCTCCCTGTGGCTGAGCAACAGAAGCAGAGCTATGGgacaaagaaacagcaaaaagcGAACGATGCTCCTCCTCTCCGGACAGTAGTTACCCGTCAGCCCG acaggCGGACCCTGACGAAACCTGAGCTGACCAAAGAGAACAGC CAGTCTGCAGCAGCCGAGTCGAGTCCCAACAGGAAGCTCTCAGCTGGGCCACATGACCAGCAGCAGCCTG GTCACGACCTCCTGACGTCACGTTTTGAAGCTGGCGTTCGAGGAGTCGTGCTCACAGCTCTGAAACAGCG CTCTCACAGTGCCCCCTGCAGGAGGGAAGTCAGAGTGCAGCTGCTGGACCCCCTTCCACCTTCTGGTCGGAGGAGCAGCTCCCAGGATGCAGTGGGTGTCGCCGCGGGGGTCCAGACGGAGGCGGAACTGTTCCCTGGTTGCTCGAGAGTTGACACAAACGCTGCTGCTCTCATTAAG gtggaGGCTCAAGTGTCTCAGCTGACTGATGGtgtaaacaaactgctgcagactGACAG GGACAGGGGGTGGAGCCTGAGCCAGCAGTCGCTGCATCACTTGGAGGTGCTGCACAGccaacagctgcagctgcag AGCCAGCTGCTGGAGTCAGCCCTCAGGATAGTGACAAGCCACACCCCTGTGACCTCTACGACCTCTGACCCTGCTGTGACCCCTGATCTCACATCTACAGGTGAGCCAGCCCATCTGCAGCTCACTGGCCTGGACgctgcag CAAACGTTCACAGCCCCTGGCAGCCAAGCTCCGCAGCAACCGCCGCCTCTGAGACTAGCccagttgccatggaaacaccCCGCCGTGACCAATGGCCGCAGCAAACCAG TGTTTCCACAGCAACCCAGCCAGCTGCAGGAAGTCACCTCCAGTCTTCAGCTAATCACAGTCAGGCAGCAGCAAGGAGGACCAATGACATGCTGAGGGAGATGGGACGTTTGAAGACTGAGATGAAGATGCTGCTGATg CCAGAGGGGTCTCAAAAAGCCATGAGAACTGGTCCAGAGCACCGCCAATTCCAACAGAATCTGGTTCAGCAGTCCTGTCCCCAGCAACTCCAGCTCCAACAAAATCTCTTCAAATCAAGCCACTTCCAATCCAAGTACCAACAGTCTAAGTCCCAGCAAACTCAGCCCGAACAAAACCAGTCTCATTCCCAACAAACCCACTCCCAGTCCCATCAAAACTCTCTCCAAAAAAATTTCATTCAACAAAACCACTTCCAGTCCAAGTCCCAACAAAACCAATCTCAATCCCAACAACCCCACTCCCAGTCTCATCAAATGCTTGTCCAACAAAGCCAGTCACAAAAAGATCAAACCAGTCGAATCCAGTCCCAGCAGTTCCAGAGCAGGCCTGTGGTTCCATCCATGTTGGAGGAGGCAGGTCAGGTTCTTCGTCAGGTTCAGAGGCAGAAGAAGGTTTTGGAGGAGAACCTGGAGGCTCTGCAGAGAGGCAAAACAGGAGAGGTCCTGCACTGCCAATTGGAGGCACTGGCTGCTAAAAG AGACTGGACTGACAAGGTTCGGGTCAAGAAGACAGTGGACGCCTGGATCCACACTGTAACCAAAGATGTCCAG gCAGAGATGTCTTCAAAGGACACTGCCACCAAACACTCAGCCAGGAGAGATGccatgatgacatcacagcagaaGGTTTCTGGGAGGCCTACCCATTCAGGCAAGGGGAGGCCAGTGAGCGTGCTCAGAGGAACAGCAAGTaagactgcagcagagagaggaagtagGGAACGGACAGCTGGACACAGCCTG ctgcagagagcagagccTGATGGAACCACCAGTAGAACAACAGACAgccagcaggtggaggtggatggaGAGTCCTACCTGTCTCGTCTGTATGGCAGAGCTCCGTATGAAGGTCTGAGACGAACACTGAAGAAAAGTCCATACCTTCGCTTTTGCTCTCCTGGCTCGCCACTCAGCAGGAAGCCCCGCCCCCGGCTGGTGGAGAGCGTCAGAG GTGTAAAGGTGAAGTCATGTAAGACTCAGACGTGTTTGGCTCCTCCCCTCAGCCTGACCCCTGCACCACCTCAGCATTATTGCATCATCAGCCCCTCCCGCCTGACCTCTGGTGACCCCACTGGCCTCACAGCAACCTCTGCTGACAGTTACTCTGTTCCCATAGCAATCCCACTGG GTCACCCCAGGGCGGACCCCAGGTGTCTCGCTGAGcgtcaacaggaagtgacatgcCCACCCACAGCTCGTCCCACATCTAGTGTGGTTGCTGTGGATTACAAGCGTCAGTCACAG GAGGCAGACCAGCTGAATGCAGgtgaagctcctcctcctcctcctcctcatcctcatgttgatgttattgagaggaagagtgaagaagaggaggacgaagagaaCATCTTCCCCGGaacagacttcctgtctgtagcTGATGTTGTCCAG GAGGAACTTAGTGTTGTGGGTGAGGAGGTGGTAGAGTTGGATGGAggtccatctcctcctcttgtcctgTATCAGGGTCCGGTCTTCCCTCCTCAGGccccctctgtcctccctgcCCAGGATCACACCTCCTTTGAGGGCCTCAACCAGCGGAGAGACGCCCTGGAGAGCCGGCTGGTGGAATG gGTGGAGCAGCAGCTCATGGCCAGAATGATCTCAGAGATGTACCGCACTCCTCCCTCTGACCCCGCCCAGACCCACTccactgaccaatcagaggatcAGGAGCAGAGTGTCAGCTCGGACATTGGGG tagaggcagcaggaggtggaggcctACAGCTGTTTGTGGACTCCAACGTGGCTGTGGACTCTGCTCTGATCAGGCAGCTGGTCGATGAGGTTCTGACTGAGCACATTGTACTGATGCTGGGACACAGAGATGCACTGGAAACAGGACCAGAACCAGGAATGAAACCACCAGAGCCGGGTCTAGAAGCAGACCAGGAG GAAAAACTGGTACCACTGGTTCCTACACTAGCACCCATCCCTTCACCCAGCCCAACCCCGCCCAGCAGACAGACACCACCTCTGGCCACACCCTCTCCTTTTGAGCCAACCAGCCTGCTGAACAAGGAGTctcctcagccaatcacagcaccGG AGCCTGTAGCCACGCCCACCTCCAGCCCAGAGCCCACCCACCCTCCAGGAAGTCCTCCTGTTCTGTGTCATGCCCCGCCCCCTCTCCCCTGGGGAGATGCTGAGCTGCCATTGGATGAAGAGAGACCAGAGGAACACCTCGACACACACTCTCAGGCTCT CCTGATGTCAGTAGCTGAGGAGgagcctcctctctcctcccctcctcctcccccctccatccctcctgtttcctccctgtctcctccccctccccacaGTCCTGATCCCAGACCAGCGTCCCCCTGCAGCTCCTCAGAGGACCCCAGCACCTCTAACACCAGCAGctccagtggcagcagcagcagtgtggtgACAGCAGGGACTGATGCAGCTCTCAAACACATCTCAGAGGGAGAACTGCTCATCAGTGTCAACCAGCTGACTGCCATGACAG aggaggaggctgtCTGCAGTTTCTCTAGCTCTctccaggagctgcaggagatg GACTTTGACCCCCCCAGTGAAggacag GGCTCCTGGTGGAgggatcaggaggaggaggatgaggtggtGAGTGTTGGGGAGGTGATAGATGACCGGACTCCAAAACCTCACCAAACTTCAAATCTCAAGAACTGCAGAAAGAGTGCCGCCCACCAGGGTCAaccctcctcctcacctggACAGATCAGTCAGAGTGCAG AGGTGTCAGAAGTCATTTTTGAAGCGACCAGTCAGGGTTCGGTAACCATGGATGACCTGATGATGGAGCCAGTTGGTgcactgacctctgacctccaggcTGACCTGTTGTCTCCTCCTTCACTGCTGGTGGACACACATGCTGTCGaacag GTAGCTCCTGTCCTGGTCAGAGCATATGAACCACAAACAG caggaaacaggaggaTGGAAGTTCATCTGCCTTCCgtcagactggaggaggagatgatggaggagaAAGCAGCAGATACAGACTCCTCCACCATCGATGTTTTCTAG
- the kiaa0586 gene encoding protein TALPID3 isoform X4, with protein sequence MVHHPDSSSGKLWQSSGETSPDQSDTGDVLIHSTRVLLPERRHEAGPGSVKITVRKLRDLPSRLPVAEQQKQSYGTKKQQKANDAPPLRTVVTRQPDRRTLTKPELTKENSQSAAAESSPNRKLSAGPHDQQQPGHDLLTSRFEAGVRGVVLTALKQRSHSAPCRREVRVQLLDPLPPSGRRSSSQDAVGVAAGVQTEAELFPGCSRVDTNAAALIKVEAQVSQLTDGVNKLLQTDRDRGWSLSQQSLHHLEVLHSQQLQLQSQLLESALRIVTSHTPVTSTTSDPAVTPDLTSTANVHSPWQPSSAATAASETSPVAMETPRRDQWPQQTSVSTATQPAAGSHLQSSANHSQAAARRTNDMLREMGRLKTEMKMLLMPEGSQKAMRTGPEHRQFQQNLVQQSCPQQLQLQQNLFKSSHFQSKYQQSKSQQTQPEQNQSHSQQTHSQSHQNSLQKNFIQQNHFQSKSQQNQSQSQQPHSQSHQMLVQQSQSQKDQTSRIQSQQFQSRPVVPSMLEEAGQVLRQVQRQKKVLEENLEALQRGKTGEVLHCQLEALAAKRDWTDKVRVKKTVDAWIHTVTKDVQAEMSSKDTATKHSARRDAMMTSQQKVSGRPTHSGKGRPVSVLRGTASKTAAERGSRERTAGHSLLQRAEPDGTTSRTTDSQQVEVDGESYLSRLYGRAPYEGLRRTLKKSPYLRFCSPGSPLSRKPRPRLVESVRGVKVKSCKTQTCLAPPLSLTPAPPQHYCIISPSRLTSGDPTGLTATSADSYSVPIAIPLGHPRADPRCLAERQQEVTCPPTARPTSSVVAVDYKRQSQEADQLNAGEAPPPPPPHPHVDVIERKSEEEEDEENIFPGTDFLSVADVVQEELSVVGEEVVELDGGPSPPLVLYQGPVFPPQAPSVLPAQDHTSFEGLNQRRDALESRLVEWVEQQLMARMISEMYRTPPSDPAQTHSTDQSEDQEQSVSSDIGVEAAGGGGLQLFVDSNVAVDSALIRQLVDEVLTEHIVLMLGHRDALETGPEPGMKPPEPGLEADQEEKLVPLVPTLAPIPSPSPTPPSRQTPPLATPSPFEPTSLLNKESPQPITAPEPVATPTSSPEPTHPPGSPPVLCHAPPPLPWGDAELPLDEERPEEHLDTHSQALLMSVAEEEPPLSSPPPPPSIPPVSSLSPPPPHSPDPRPASPCSSSEDPSTSNTSSSSGSSSSVVTAGTDAALKHISEGELLISVNQLTAMTEEEAVCSFSSSLQELQEMDFDPPSEGQVRGHDLLLTLLTKMKQGVTHTHGGERPQPDGSWWRDQEEEDEVVSVGEVIDDRTPKPHQTSNLKNCRKSAAHQGQPSSSPGQISQSAEVSEVIFEATSQGSVTMDDLMMEPVGALTSDLQADLLSPPSLLVDTHAVEQVAPVLVRAYEPQTAGNRRMEVHLPSVRLEEEMMEEKAADTDSSTIDVF encoded by the exons ATGGTGCATCACCCGGACTCCAGCTCAGGCAAACTGTGGCAGTCATCTGGTGAAACCAGCCCGGATCAGTCGGACACCGGGGACGTTTTAATCCACTCCACTAGAGTTCTTCTCCCGGAACGAAGACATGAAGCCGGCCCAGGTTCTGTAAAGATAACCGTCCGGAAACTGCGGGACCTTCCTTCCCGGCTCCCTGTGGCTGAGCAACAGAAGCAGAGCTATGGgacaaagaaacagcaaaaagcGAACGATGCTCCTCCTCTCCGGACAGTAGTTACCCGTCAGCCCG acaggCGGACCCTGACGAAACCTGAGCTGACCAAAGAGAACAGC CAGTCTGCAGCAGCCGAGTCGAGTCCCAACAGGAAGCTCTCAGCTGGGCCACATGACCAGCAGCAGCCTG GTCACGACCTCCTGACGTCACGTTTTGAAGCTGGCGTTCGAGGAGTCGTGCTCACAGCTCTGAAACAGCG CTCTCACAGTGCCCCCTGCAGGAGGGAAGTCAGAGTGCAGCTGCTGGACCCCCTTCCACCTTCTGGTCGGAGGAGCAGCTCCCAGGATGCAGTGGGTGTCGCCGCGGGGGTCCAGACGGAGGCGGAACTGTTCCCTGGTTGCTCGAGAGTTGACACAAACGCTGCTGCTCTCATTAAG gtggaGGCTCAAGTGTCTCAGCTGACTGATGGtgtaaacaaactgctgcagactGACAG GGACAGGGGGTGGAGCCTGAGCCAGCAGTCGCTGCATCACTTGGAGGTGCTGCACAGccaacagctgcagctgcag AGCCAGCTGCTGGAGTCAGCCCTCAGGATAGTGACAAGCCACACCCCTGTGACCTCTACGACCTCTGACCCTGCTGTGACCCCTGATCTCACATCTACAG CAAACGTTCACAGCCCCTGGCAGCCAAGCTCCGCAGCAACCGCCGCCTCTGAGACTAGCccagttgccatggaaacaccCCGCCGTGACCAATGGCCGCAGCAAACCAG TGTTTCCACAGCAACCCAGCCAGCTGCAGGAAGTCACCTCCAGTCTTCAGCTAATCACAGTCAGGCAGCAGCAAGGAGGACCAATGACATGCTGAGGGAGATGGGACGTTTGAAGACTGAGATGAAGATGCTGCTGATg CCAGAGGGGTCTCAAAAAGCCATGAGAACTGGTCCAGAGCACCGCCAATTCCAACAGAATCTGGTTCAGCAGTCCTGTCCCCAGCAACTCCAGCTCCAACAAAATCTCTTCAAATCAAGCCACTTCCAATCCAAGTACCAACAGTCTAAGTCCCAGCAAACTCAGCCCGAACAAAACCAGTCTCATTCCCAACAAACCCACTCCCAGTCCCATCAAAACTCTCTCCAAAAAAATTTCATTCAACAAAACCACTTCCAGTCCAAGTCCCAACAAAACCAATCTCAATCCCAACAACCCCACTCCCAGTCTCATCAAATGCTTGTCCAACAAAGCCAGTCACAAAAAGATCAAACCAGTCGAATCCAGTCCCAGCAGTTCCAGAGCAGGCCTGTGGTTCCATCCATGTTGGAGGAGGCAGGTCAGGTTCTTCGTCAGGTTCAGAGGCAGAAGAAGGTTTTGGAGGAGAACCTGGAGGCTCTGCAGAGAGGCAAAACAGGAGAGGTCCTGCACTGCCAATTGGAGGCACTGGCTGCTAAAAG AGACTGGACTGACAAGGTTCGGGTCAAGAAGACAGTGGACGCCTGGATCCACACTGTAACCAAAGATGTCCAG gCAGAGATGTCTTCAAAGGACACTGCCACCAAACACTCAGCCAGGAGAGATGccatgatgacatcacagcagaaGGTTTCTGGGAGGCCTACCCATTCAGGCAAGGGGAGGCCAGTGAGCGTGCTCAGAGGAACAGCAAGTaagactgcagcagagagaggaagtagGGAACGGACAGCTGGACACAGCCTG ctgcagagagcagagccTGATGGAACCACCAGTAGAACAACAGACAgccagcaggtggaggtggatggaGAGTCCTACCTGTCTCGTCTGTATGGCAGAGCTCCGTATGAAGGTCTGAGACGAACACTGAAGAAAAGTCCATACCTTCGCTTTTGCTCTCCTGGCTCGCCACTCAGCAGGAAGCCCCGCCCCCGGCTGGTGGAGAGCGTCAGAG GTGTAAAGGTGAAGTCATGTAAGACTCAGACGTGTTTGGCTCCTCCCCTCAGCCTGACCCCTGCACCACCTCAGCATTATTGCATCATCAGCCCCTCCCGCCTGACCTCTGGTGACCCCACTGGCCTCACAGCAACCTCTGCTGACAGTTACTCTGTTCCCATAGCAATCCCACTGG GTCACCCCAGGGCGGACCCCAGGTGTCTCGCTGAGcgtcaacaggaagtgacatgcCCACCCACAGCTCGTCCCACATCTAGTGTGGTTGCTGTGGATTACAAGCGTCAGTCACAG GAGGCAGACCAGCTGAATGCAGgtgaagctcctcctcctcctcctcctcatcctcatgttgatgttattgagaggaagagtgaagaagaggaggacgaagagaaCATCTTCCCCGGaacagacttcctgtctgtagcTGATGTTGTCCAG GAGGAACTTAGTGTTGTGGGTGAGGAGGTGGTAGAGTTGGATGGAggtccatctcctcctcttgtcctgTATCAGGGTCCGGTCTTCCCTCCTCAGGccccctctgtcctccctgcCCAGGATCACACCTCCTTTGAGGGCCTCAACCAGCGGAGAGACGCCCTGGAGAGCCGGCTGGTGGAATG gGTGGAGCAGCAGCTCATGGCCAGAATGATCTCAGAGATGTACCGCACTCCTCCCTCTGACCCCGCCCAGACCCACTccactgaccaatcagaggatcAGGAGCAGAGTGTCAGCTCGGACATTGGGG tagaggcagcaggaggtggaggcctACAGCTGTTTGTGGACTCCAACGTGGCTGTGGACTCTGCTCTGATCAGGCAGCTGGTCGATGAGGTTCTGACTGAGCACATTGTACTGATGCTGGGACACAGAGATGCACTGGAAACAGGACCAGAACCAGGAATGAAACCACCAGAGCCGGGTCTAGAAGCAGACCAGGAG GAAAAACTGGTACCACTGGTTCCTACACTAGCACCCATCCCTTCACCCAGCCCAACCCCGCCCAGCAGACAGACACCACCTCTGGCCACACCCTCTCCTTTTGAGCCAACCAGCCTGCTGAACAAGGAGTctcctcagccaatcacagcaccGG AGCCTGTAGCCACGCCCACCTCCAGCCCAGAGCCCACCCACCCTCCAGGAAGTCCTCCTGTTCTGTGTCATGCCCCGCCCCCTCTCCCCTGGGGAGATGCTGAGCTGCCATTGGATGAAGAGAGACCAGAGGAACACCTCGACACACACTCTCAGGCTCT CCTGATGTCAGTAGCTGAGGAGgagcctcctctctcctcccctcctcctcccccctccatccctcctgtttcctccctgtctcctccccctccccacaGTCCTGATCCCAGACCAGCGTCCCCCTGCAGCTCCTCAGAGGACCCCAGCACCTCTAACACCAGCAGctccagtggcagcagcagcagtgtggtgACAGCAGGGACTGATGCAGCTCTCAAACACATCTCAGAGGGAGAACTGCTCATCAGTGTCAACCAGCTGACTGCCATGACAG aggaggaggctgtCTGCAGTTTCTCTAGCTCTctccaggagctgcaggagatg GACTTTGACCCCCCCAGTGAAggacaggtcagaggtcatgaCCTCCTGCTGACTCTCCTGACCAAGATGAAGCAaggagtcacacacacacacggaggagAGAGACCACAGCcagac GGCTCCTGGTGGAgggatcaggaggaggaggatgaggtggtGAGTGTTGGGGAGGTGATAGATGACCGGACTCCAAAACCTCACCAAACTTCAAATCTCAAGAACTGCAGAAAGAGTGCCGCCCACCAGGGTCAaccctcctcctcacctggACAGATCAGTCAGAGTGCAG AGGTGTCAGAAGTCATTTTTGAAGCGACCAGTCAGGGTTCGGTAACCATGGATGACCTGATGATGGAGCCAGTTGGTgcactgacctctgacctccaggcTGACCTGTTGTCTCCTCCTTCACTGCTGGTGGACACACATGCTGTCGaacag GTAGCTCCTGTCCTGGTCAGAGCATATGAACCACAAACAG caggaaacaggaggaTGGAAGTTCATCTGCCTTCCgtcagactggaggaggagatgatggaggagaAAGCAGCAGATACAGACTCCTCCACCATCGATGTTTTCTAG